From one Heliomicrobium gestii genomic stretch:
- a CDS encoding MarR family winged helix-turn-helix transcriptional regulator: MDKGSLTERFITLSRLFIQKHHQRGASHLQDPYRGQGRILALLKMEPEMSQKKLSYLLGIRPQSMGELLAKLEQNGYITRTPSAEDRRAMDIKLTSEGAKAIASIEQNRAQELAADEMFQCLNKEEQQILAGYLDRLIASAKETLGGEQNDADEHRPHPHFFGDRHMGFDGRRRDGF, from the coding sequence ATGGACAAAGGTAGTTTGACGGAAAGGTTCATCACACTTAGCCGCTTGTTTATCCAAAAGCACCATCAAAGGGGGGCAAGCCACCTTCAAGACCCTTATCGTGGGCAAGGCAGAATTCTGGCTTTGCTCAAAATGGAACCCGAAATGAGTCAAAAAAAGCTCTCCTATCTGCTGGGCATACGTCCGCAATCCATGGGGGAATTATTGGCGAAACTGGAGCAAAACGGTTATATCACCCGTACCCCGTCTGCTGAAGACCGGCGCGCAATGGATATTAAGCTGACGAGCGAAGGCGCAAAAGCAATCGCTTCGATTGAGCAAAATCGTGCGCAAGAACTCGCGGCCGATGAAATGTTTCAATGCTTAAACAAAGAGGAACAGCAAATTTTAGCTGGTTACCTGGACCGTCTCATTGCTTCGGCAAAAGAAACTCTTGGCGGTGAACAAAATGACGCTGATGAACATAGGCCACATCCGCATTTTTTCGGGGACCGTCATATGGGATTTGATGGACGTCGAAGAGATGGATTTTAA
- a CDS encoding FAD-dependent thymidylate synthase — protein MIIANFEATGMDRIATWIERNGINAIDEPALRQALNTLNISFTLEGIDRVQSTLICELKDSYVQQSQRYVTMDADAYRLPRLDREDRQKTEEITQRAFRLYGQMSQLKDPTAKGRPKAENYRYGIPIEDARYILPLSTKTNVSVAMSGDKLVEFFRLLHDKKHGAIFAEIGSELAALLPEALTSLLPAEYDSGAAGERIRDFYRDDLERIDAENNLVLLSRFNDLDLKVGFGALTSTSKNTPSQEIARFGAEAASKARGVAERVLGYGHESIAEQARTTFGMMCSLVTYHQQLRHRLSQNYREDLAELIRDAGRPVKVPDSIRQSPFYTEFMELVEECKRWRQIIAQKYGDEYALSCLLNCDQIKLIIATNARIDIGMLSDRTCMNAQWEIRELAIKKLKMLRSLSPVLYERALPSCVLGKCREGKLSCGRQAEVRERFLPSH, from the coding sequence ATGATTATCGCAAATTTTGAAGCCACCGGGATGGATCGGATCGCCACGTGGATCGAGCGAAACGGGATCAACGCCATCGATGAACCGGCCTTGAGACAGGCGCTGAACACGCTGAATATCTCCTTCACGCTGGAAGGGATCGATCGGGTGCAGAGCACCCTGATCTGCGAACTGAAGGACTCCTACGTGCAGCAAAGCCAGCGCTACGTCACCATGGACGCCGACGCTTACCGGTTGCCCCGACTCGACCGGGAGGACCGGCAAAAGACGGAGGAAATCACCCAACGGGCGTTCCGGTTATATGGGCAGATGTCCCAATTGAAGGATCCAACGGCCAAGGGAAGGCCCAAAGCAGAAAATTACCGTTATGGCATCCCCATCGAAGATGCCCGCTACATCCTGCCCCTTTCGACGAAGACCAACGTCTCCGTGGCCATGTCCGGCGACAAACTGGTTGAATTCTTCCGGCTGCTTCATGACAAGAAGCACGGCGCCATCTTTGCCGAGATCGGCAGCGAACTGGCTGCGCTCCTGCCGGAGGCGCTGACATCCCTGTTGCCGGCGGAATATGACAGCGGCGCCGCCGGCGAGAGGATCCGGGATTTTTACCGGGACGATCTCGAACGGATCGACGCCGAAAACAACCTGGTCTTGCTGAGCCGTTTCAACGACCTGGATCTGAAGGTCGGTTTTGGCGCCTTGACGAGCACCTCGAAAAACACGCCCTCCCAGGAGATCGCCCGTTTTGGCGCTGAGGCGGCGAGCAAGGCCAGGGGGGTGGCGGAGCGCGTTCTGGGGTATGGTCATGAGAGCATCGCCGAACAGGCCCGGACGACCTTTGGCATGATGTGCAGTCTTGTCACCTACCACCAGCAGCTTCGTCACCGGCTCAGCCAAAATTACCGCGAGGATCTGGCTGAATTGATCCGGGACGCCGGCAGGCCCGTTAAAGTCCCCGACAGCATCCGGCAGTCGCCCTTTTATACGGAATTTATGGAACTCGTCGAGGAGTGCAAGCGATGGCGCCAGATTATTGCGCAGAAGTATGGCGATGAATACGCCTTGTCTTGCTTGCTCAACTGCGATCAGATCAAGCTGATCATCGCCACGAACGCCAGGATCGACATCGGCATGCTGTCAGACCGCACCTGCATGAACGCCCAGTGGGAGATCCGCGAACTGGCGATCAAAAAGCTGAAGATGTTGCGCTCCCTGTCCCCTGTGCTCTATGAACGAGCCCTTCCGTCCTGTGTGCTGGGTAAGTGCAGAGAGGGGAAGCTGAGTTGCGGGCGGCAAGCGGAAGTGAGAGAACGGTTTTTGCCGAGCCATTGA